Proteins from a genomic interval of Myxococcales bacterium:
- the hpt gene encoding hypoxanthine phosphoribosyltransferase has product MQPQTEPVEPLISEAALMARVAELAHEIQVRIPPGPLTVVGVLKGAFIFTADLVRRISRELQCDFLTLRSYGDSTESSGVVELVGDLSLPVEGRHVLIVEDIVDSGLTLRYLRHILAARSPASVWVAALLDKPSRRRVEVDVDFVGFSIPDHFVVGYGLDAAQSYRNLPYIGALKVTPP; this is encoded by the coding sequence ATGCAGCCCCAAACCGAACCTGTCGAACCCTTGATTTCTGAAGCCGCCTTGATGGCTCGTGTTGCGGAACTCGCCCACGAAATCCAGGTCCGTATTCCCCCGGGACCGCTGACCGTGGTGGGTGTCCTCAAAGGCGCGTTCATCTTCACCGCCGACTTGGTTCGGCGGATCTCTCGGGAACTGCAGTGCGACTTCCTCACCCTCCGCAGCTACGGAGACAGCACCGAGTCATCGGGTGTGGTGGAATTGGTAGGCGACCTGTCACTGCCCGTCGAGGGCCGACACGTCCTCATCGTCGAGGACATCGTCGACTCCGGACTCACACTGCGTTATCTCCGCCACATTCTGGCGGCCCGGAGCCCCGCCAGCGTGTGGGTCGCGGCACTGCTCGACAAGCCGAGCCGCCGTCGGGTGGAGGTGGACGTGGACTTCGTCGGGTTTTCGATCCCAGACCACTTCGTGGTGGGCTACGGACTCGACGCGGCTCAGTCCTATCGGAACCTTCCGTATATCGGGGCGCTCAAGGTCACCCCCCCCTGA
- a CDS encoding tetratricopeptide repeat protein, whose product MDPVLRLDPSSAAHRPSAAPERAPKGRWRYVSALLVVSAFSGCATSRGGAGEARSEPVRYDMEPVEITATREGAEVTVDAYDAQELFERASQAYAEKRFDDALGHYRRLMKSFASSAQAKAAQYNLGLVHQDQGQWAEAAAEFRRFIDAHPESPDVKDAYFQLGISLAEAKQWLPSEQVFVTLIERKDLTADDRVEALTRRAVARYNLDDLDTAEYVLREVFFFKRRLEVTNEERLDTDYFLALAQLMLGEISHKRSNAVPLRWPESQMKKDLEEKARQLLEARRRYIDAVRYGNARIASMAAFQIGTLFQEFYDAVMAVPEPTDLGGDDKLEQRSVYRDELRDRLRIVLEKALRGHEHNLELFERLGVETEWVTKSREAIDKLRSLLFPAPGLEAARPDPKAPSNANDERPAEPPEPTGTERPAPTLDGAAPERRAPSAPPGPARRVL is encoded by the coding sequence ATGGATCCCGTTCTGCGCCTCGATCCTTCTTCGGCGGCTCATCGCCCTTCGGCTGCGCCGGAACGCGCCCCCAAGGGCCGCTGGAGGTACGTATCGGCGCTACTCGTCGTGAGCGCCTTTTCAGGATGCGCCACCTCGCGGGGAGGGGCCGGGGAGGCACGATCCGAGCCCGTGCGCTACGACATGGAGCCCGTCGAGATCACGGCCACCCGCGAGGGCGCCGAGGTAACAGTCGACGCCTACGACGCGCAAGAGCTGTTCGAGCGCGCCAGTCAGGCCTACGCGGAGAAGCGATTCGACGACGCCCTTGGCCACTATCGCCGGCTGATGAAGTCGTTTGCCTCGTCGGCGCAGGCGAAGGCCGCGCAATACAATCTGGGACTCGTTCATCAAGACCAGGGTCAATGGGCGGAGGCCGCAGCCGAGTTCCGCAGGTTCATCGACGCTCATCCCGAGAGCCCCGACGTCAAGGATGCGTACTTCCAGCTGGGGATCTCCCTGGCGGAGGCAAAGCAGTGGCTGCCCTCGGAGCAGGTCTTCGTGACTCTCATCGAACGAAAGGACCTCACGGCCGACGACCGGGTGGAGGCCCTTACGCGTCGTGCCGTCGCCCGTTACAACCTGGATGACCTGGACACCGCCGAGTACGTGCTGCGAGAGGTCTTCTTTTTCAAGCGCCGGCTCGAGGTGACGAACGAGGAGCGGCTGGACACCGACTATTTTCTCGCGCTCGCGCAGCTGATGCTGGGCGAGATCTCCCACAAGCGCTCGAACGCCGTGCCGCTCAGGTGGCCCGAAAGCCAAATGAAGAAGGACCTCGAGGAAAAAGCCCGGCAGCTCCTTGAGGCCCGTCGGCGCTACATTGACGCGGTTCGCTACGGAAACGCGCGCATCGCTTCCATGGCCGCGTTTCAGATCGGGACGCTCTTCCAGGAGTTCTACGACGCCGTCATGGCGGTCCCCGAACCCACGGATCTCGGCGGCGACGACAAGTTGGAGCAGCGCAGCGTATACCGGGACGAGCTGCGTGACCGGCTGCGCATCGTATTGGAGAAGGCTCTGCGCGGCCACGAGCACAACCTCGAGCTCTTCGAACGCCTGGGCGTCGAGACCGAGTGGGTCACGAAGTCCCGTGAGGCCATCGACAAGTTGAGGAGCCTTCTCTTTCCGGCGCCGGGTCTTGAAGCGGCCAGGCCGGACCCCAAGGCACCCTCGAACGCCAACGATGAGCGCCCCGCTGAGCCGCCCGAGCCCACAGGAACGGAGCGACCCGCTCCCACCCTGGACGGTGCGGCCCCGGAGCGTCGAGCGCCGTCGGCACCTCCGGGTCCTGCCCGGCGCGTCCTCTGA
- the secE gene encoding preprotein translocase subunit SecE has protein sequence MGSNKYIHFFFGCAALILALLLSLSIDWVWNYFAKPPQLAVNLIAVGITAVVTLVAYRNDNLHGTVTDIFHELEKVTWPTRKETSAATVVVIVTVVISALLLSAIDSVWSFLTTTVLS, from the coding sequence ATGGGATCCAACAAATACATCCATTTCTTCTTCGGCTGCGCGGCGCTGATTCTAGCGTTGCTGCTCTCGTTGAGCATCGACTGGGTCTGGAACTACTTTGCCAAGCCTCCTCAGCTGGCCGTCAACCTCATCGCGGTCGGCATCACTGCGGTTGTCACCCTGGTCGCCTACAGGAACGACAACCTCCACGGCACCGTCACGGACATCTTCCACGAGCTGGAAAAGGTCACTTGGCCCACCCGCAAAGAGACCTCCGCGGCAACCGTGGTGGTCATTGTGACGGTGGTCATTTCGGCACTGCTGCTGAGTGCAATCGACAGCGTGTGGTCGTTCCTGACGACAACGGTGCTCAGTTGA
- the nusG gene encoding transcription termination/antitermination protein NusG yields the protein MSENTGEIRTMRWYVVHTYSGHENKAKLSLLDRVRQAGMDARFGEVLIPTETVNELVKGQKRSTTRKFFPGYMFVQMEMDQETFHLVKNTPKITGFLGGTNPQPVKENEIQTLADGSPKAKSRVSFDEGETVRVIEGPFANFSGEIIEVKADKEKVRVNLSIFGRATPVELEFRQVEKTG from the coding sequence ATGAGCGAGAACACGGGCGAAATCAGAACGATGCGGTGGTACGTCGTTCACACCTACTCCGGACACGAGAACAAGGCCAAGCTCTCGCTGTTGGACCGTGTGCGCCAGGCGGGGATGGACGCTCGCTTCGGCGAGGTGCTGATCCCCACCGAAACGGTCAACGAGCTCGTCAAAGGGCAGAAGCGTTCGACGACGAGAAAGTTCTTCCCAGGCTACATGTTCGTTCAGATGGAGATGGACCAGGAGACGTTCCACCTGGTGAAGAACACTCCCAAGATCACGGGCTTCCTGGGCGGCACCAATCCGCAGCCCGTCAAAGAGAACGAGATTCAGACGCTCGCCGATGGTTCGCCCAAGGCGAAGTCCCGTGTCTCCTTCGACGAAGGAGAGACGGTTCGCGTGATCGAGGGGCCTTTCGCCAATTTTTCGGGCGAGATCATTGAGGTAAAGGCCGACAAGGAAAAGGTTCGAGTGAATCTGTCGATCTTCGGCCGGGCAACTCCGGTCGAGCTCGAATTCCGTCAGGTTGAAAAGACCGGCTAA
- the rplK gene encoding 50S ribosomal protein L11, with product MKKVQGYIKLQIPAGKANPAPPIGPALGQHGVNIMEFCKQFNAKTQAQAKEDLTIPVVITVFSDRSFTFITKTPPASVLIKKAAGLPTAKKPGSGSKEPNKVKVGKLTKKQVEEIAKTKLSDLNTTDVEAAMRTIAGTARSMGVEVEA from the coding sequence ATGAAGAAGGTTCAAGGTTACATCAAGCTGCAGATCCCCGCCGGTAAGGCAAACCCGGCTCCGCCCATTGGCCCAGCACTCGGCCAACACGGCGTGAACATCATGGAGTTCTGCAAGCAGTTCAACGCCAAAACGCAGGCTCAGGCGAAGGAAGATCTGACGATCCCCGTGGTGATCACGGTCTTCTCCGATCGCTCGTTCACCTTCATCACGAAGACACCGCCTGCCTCGGTTCTCATCAAAAAAGCGGCGGGCCTGCCTACCGCGAAGAAGCCTGGTTCGGGTTCGAAAGAGCCGAACAAGGTGAAGGTGGGGAAGCTCACCAAGAAGCAGGTTGAAGAAATCGCCAAGACCAAGCTGTCTGACCTCAACACCACCGACGTGGAAGCAGCCATGCGAACCATCGCTGGCACGGCCCGTTCGATGGGTGTCGAAGTCGAGGCGTAA
- the rplA gene encoding 50S ribosomal protein L1, which translates to MGKHGKKFRRSAAKVETGKRFTLDEACSLLPETKVAKFDESVDIAVRLGVDPKHADQMVRGAVVLPHGTGKTLRVVVVAKGDKAKEAQDAGADHVGADELVERIQKENWTDFDSLVATPDMMGLVGRLGRVLGPKGLMPNPKVGTVTPDVAKAVRELKAGRVEFRVEKAGIVHSRIGKVSFGPQKIRENAKALLETLMRLKPSTAKGAYVKSVSLSTTMGPGLRLDTAPLIAELEAAR; encoded by the coding sequence ATGGGTAAGCACGGAAAGAAATTCCGGCGCTCGGCTGCGAAGGTCGAGACCGGAAAGCGCTTCACGCTCGACGAAGCGTGTTCGCTATTGCCAGAGACGAAGGTGGCGAAGTTCGACGAAAGCGTCGACATCGCCGTTCGCCTGGGCGTCGATCCTAAGCACGCCGACCAGATGGTCCGCGGCGCGGTGGTTCTGCCCCACGGCACGGGAAAAACGCTGCGCGTCGTTGTCGTGGCCAAGGGCGACAAGGCCAAGGAGGCGCAGGACGCAGGCGCCGACCACGTGGGTGCCGACGAGTTGGTGGAGAGGATCCAGAAAGAAAACTGGACCGACTTCGACTCGCTCGTGGCCACTCCCGACATGATGGGTCTCGTGGGTCGTCTCGGCCGTGTGCTCGGTCCCAAGGGGCTGATGCCGAACCCGAAGGTGGGGACGGTAACGCCCGACGTAGCGAAGGCGGTACGGGAGCTGAAAGCCGGTCGCGTGGAGTTCCGCGTGGAGAAGGCAGGCATCGTGCACTCCCGGATCGGGAAGGTCTCCTTCGGTCCGCAGAAGATCCGAGAGAACGCAAAAGCGCTGCTCGAGACCCTGATGCGTCTAAAGCCCTCGACAGCGAAGGGCGCGTACGTTAAATCGGTCAGCCTGTCAACGACGATGGGTCCTGGTCTTCGCCTCGACACCGCGCCGCTGATCGCCGAGCTCGAAGCTGCTCGCTAA
- the rplJ gene encoding 50S ribosomal protein L10: MDRTQKSESLASLKEKLAKAQSLVIADFRGLTVDKDTAMRNEFRKAGCEYKVVKNKLLGLAVKDTAMASIKPLLAGPTAIAYSFEDAGAPAKVLTKFAKGEEKLQIKGGYVDGKALDANGVEMLSKMPGKDEMRATFLATLNAVPQTFMRLLNAAPQSFVYLLKAREDQQK, translated from the coding sequence GTGGACCGAACCCAAAAATCCGAATCGCTGGCCAGCCTGAAAGAGAAGCTGGCCAAGGCGCAGAGCCTGGTCATCGCCGACTTCCGAGGCCTGACGGTGGACAAAGACACCGCCATGCGTAACGAATTCCGCAAGGCAGGCTGCGAGTACAAGGTCGTGAAGAACAAGCTTCTCGGCCTGGCCGTGAAGGACACCGCCATGGCGTCCATCAAGCCCCTCTTGGCCGGACCGACCGCCATCGCCTACTCCTTCGAGGACGCGGGTGCACCTGCCAAGGTGCTGACCAAGTTCGCCAAGGGCGAGGAGAAGCTGCAGATAAAAGGCGGCTACGTGGACGGAAAAGCCCTCGATGCCAATGGCGTCGAGATGCTGTCGAAGATGCCCGGCAAAGACGAGATGCGGGCTACCTTCCTGGCGACCCTCAATGCCGTACCGCAGACGTTCATGCGCTTGCTCAACGCGGCCCCCCAGAGTTTCGTGTACCTGCTCAAGGCGCGCGAGGATCAGCAAAAGTAG
- the rplL gene encoding 50S ribosomal protein L7/L12 yields the protein MADVTKEQVVDFLSQMSVMDLAALTKELEQKWGVSAAPVAVAGVAAPAGGAGDAAAAAEQTEFTVVLAEAGGNKIGVIKAVREVTSLGLKEAKDLVDGAPKPVKEGVSKDEAQSVKKKLEEAGAKVEIK from the coding sequence ATGGCCGACGTGACCAAGGAACAAGTCGTTGATTTTCTCTCCCAGATGTCCGTGATGGACCTCGCCGCTCTCACCAAGGAGCTGGAGCAGAAGTGGGGCGTTTCTGCTGCCCCTGTGGCCGTGGCGGGCGTGGCCGCCCCCGCTGGAGGCGCCGGCGATGCCGCTGCCGCCGCCGAGCAGACTGAATTCACCGTTGTGCTCGCCGAGGCGGGTGGCAACAAGATCGGTGTCATCAAGGCCGTTCGCGAAGTCACCAGCCTTGGCCTCAAGGAAGCCAAGGACCTGGTTGACGGCGCTCCCAAGCCCGTCAAAGAGGGCGTGTCCAAGGACGAGGCTCAGAGCGTCAAGAAGAAGCTCGAAGAGGCTGGCGCCAAGGTCGAGATCAAGTAA
- the rpoB gene encoding DNA-directed RNA polymerase subunit beta, whose product MASQIQNNFRARKSFAKIRKIIDIPNLIEIQKQSYDKFLQIDIPADQRADIGLQGVFKSVFPIKDFSETSSIEFVSYILDRPKYDVDECRQRGMTFAAPIKVTVRLVVWDNNDETGAQSIRDVKEQEVFFGEIPLMTENGTFIINGTERVVVSQLHRSPGVFYDHDKGKTHSSGKLLYSCRVIPYRGSWLDFEFDPKDILYVRIDRRRKLHATVLLRALGYSTEELLNYYYDTETVYLEEGKKFSKSLEFDLLPGQRATRDIRHPDTREILVKKNRKFTKLAIKKLQDSNVRSLPVEVAELVGKVAAHDVIDENTGEVLLQCSEEITESKLDELREHGIAEFKVLFIDNLNVGPYLRDTLIADKLQTTEESILEIYRRLRPGDPPTLETAQNLFNNLFFNPERYDLSKVGRLKLNYKFKLDESLDNCVLTKRDILESVRYLIDLKNGKGQIDDIDHLGNRRVRAVGELMENQYRIGLVRMERAIKERMSMSQEIETLMPHDLINAKPVSAVVKEYFGSSQLSQFMDQTNPLSEVTHKRRLSALGPGGLTRERAGFEVRDVHTTHYGRICPIETPEGPNIGLIASLSTYARVNEFGFIETPYRKIENSGVTDDVQFFSALQEEGHYIAQSNTLIEDDGGLGSELVSSRHNGEFMMSRREEVTLMDVSPNQLVSVAASLIPFLENDDANRALMGSNMQRQAVPVIRTHAPLVGTGMEGIVARDSGVTTVARRDGYVESVDATRIVVRPAEADTKDHLAAKPDIYTLNKFQRSNQNTCFNQKPIVQKGDYVMKGDVIADGPATERGELALGENVLVAFMPWGGYNFEDSILLSENIVKRDKFTSIHIEEFECVARDTKLGKEEITCDIPNVGEEALKDLDESGIVRVGAEVKAGDILVGKITPKGETQLSPEEKLLRAIFGEKAGDVRDTSLRVPPGVQGIVIGARVFARKGTEKDERAKSIEDSEKEKLLADQRDEIRIITEHYHERMRTLLVGKMTAVKLVDEKGNVLAAKGQKLESGTLDAIPARHWAEIQIEGGDVGEQLQSLAKSLDEDVGRIEENYREKISKLTKGDELPPGVIKMVKVYLAIKRKLSVGDKMAGRHGNKGVVSRILPEEDMPYLPDGTPVDIVLNPLGVPSRMNVGQILETHMGWAALELGKQISEHVEREWTGEALREKLRRVYTEPEHLALINQLPEEELKRWAYSVRSGIHLATPVFDGAKEHDITGLLAEAGLPKNGQSILFDGKTGDPFDHDVTVGVMYMLKLHHLVDDKIHARSIGPYSLVTQQPLGGKAQFGGQRLGEMEVWAMEAYGAAYCLQEFLTVKSDDVVGRTRMYEAIVKGEHTLEPGLPESFNVLLKELQSLCLNVELIEDPSAPRKQESTVELMAREVAAKAAATAAAEGAVGGE is encoded by the coding sequence ATGGCGTCTCAGATCCAGAACAATTTCCGCGCGCGCAAGAGCTTCGCCAAAATTCGGAAGATCATCGACATTCCGAACCTCATCGAAATCCAGAAGCAGAGCTACGACAAGTTCCTTCAAATCGACATCCCTGCCGACCAGCGCGCGGACATCGGCCTGCAGGGTGTATTCAAGAGCGTCTTCCCGATCAAGGATTTCTCTGAAACGTCCTCGATCGAGTTTGTCAGTTACATTCTGGATCGGCCCAAGTACGACGTGGACGAGTGCCGGCAGCGCGGCATGACGTTCGCGGCTCCCATCAAGGTGACGGTACGCCTGGTCGTCTGGGACAACAACGACGAGACCGGCGCCCAGTCAATCCGCGACGTCAAGGAGCAGGAGGTTTTCTTCGGCGAGATCCCCCTCATGACGGAGAACGGCACCTTCATCATCAACGGCACCGAGCGTGTCGTGGTGAGCCAGCTGCACCGCAGCCCGGGTGTTTTCTATGACCACGACAAGGGTAAGACGCACAGCTCCGGCAAGCTTCTCTACAGCTGCCGCGTGATTCCTTACCGCGGTTCGTGGCTCGACTTCGAGTTCGACCCGAAGGACATCCTTTACGTGCGCATCGACCGCCGCCGTAAGCTTCACGCGACGGTGCTGCTGCGCGCCCTCGGCTACTCGACCGAAGAGCTTCTCAACTACTACTACGACACCGAGACCGTCTACCTGGAAGAGGGCAAGAAGTTCTCGAAGTCGCTGGAATTCGACCTTCTTCCTGGTCAGCGTGCGACGCGCGACATTCGCCACCCCGACACGCGCGAGATCTTGGTCAAGAAGAACCGCAAGTTCACGAAGCTGGCCATCAAGAAGCTCCAGGATTCGAACGTGCGCTCGCTCCCGGTCGAGGTGGCGGAGCTCGTAGGGAAGGTGGCGGCACATGACGTCATCGACGAGAACACCGGCGAGGTGCTGCTTCAGTGCAGCGAAGAAATCACGGAGTCTAAGCTTGACGAGCTGCGTGAGCACGGCATCGCCGAGTTCAAGGTGCTTTTCATCGACAACTTGAACGTTGGACCTTACCTGCGAGACACGCTCATCGCGGACAAGCTTCAGACGACGGAAGAGTCGATCCTGGAAATCTACCGTCGCCTCCGCCCGGGCGATCCGCCCACGCTCGAAACGGCGCAGAACCTCTTCAACAACCTGTTCTTCAATCCGGAGCGCTACGATCTATCCAAAGTGGGTCGTCTGAAGCTGAACTACAAGTTCAAGCTCGACGAGTCGTTGGACAATTGCGTCCTCACGAAGCGCGACATCCTCGAATCGGTGCGATATCTCATCGATCTCAAGAACGGTAAGGGGCAGATCGACGACATCGATCACCTCGGTAACCGTCGCGTGCGCGCCGTGGGCGAGCTGATGGAGAACCAGTACCGGATCGGTCTGGTTCGCATGGAGCGCGCCATCAAGGAGCGCATGAGCATGTCTCAAGAGATCGAGACGCTCATGCCGCACGACCTCATCAATGCCAAGCCCGTCTCGGCAGTGGTGAAGGAGTACTTCGGCTCCTCGCAGCTGTCGCAGTTCATGGACCAGACGAACCCTCTGTCGGAGGTTACGCACAAGCGTCGGCTCTCCGCCCTCGGGCCTGGTGGTCTCACGCGGGAACGCGCCGGCTTCGAGGTGCGCGACGTTCACACCACCCACTACGGACGCATCTGCCCGATCGAAACGCCCGAAGGTCCGAACATCGGACTCATCGCGTCGCTATCGACTTATGCACGGGTCAACGAGTTCGGATTCATCGAGACGCCCTACCGAAAGATCGAGAACAGCGGAGTCACCGACGACGTGCAGTTCTTCTCTGCTTTGCAGGAAGAAGGCCACTACATCGCCCAGTCGAACACGCTCATCGAGGACGACGGTGGTCTGGGTTCGGAGCTCGTCTCCTCTCGCCACAACGGCGAGTTCATGATGTCGCGCCGTGAAGAGGTGACGCTCATGGACGTCTCACCGAACCAGCTGGTCTCGGTGGCGGCGTCGTTGATCCCCTTCCTCGAGAACGACGACGCGAACCGCGCGTTGATGGGATCGAACATGCAGCGGCAGGCGGTCCCCGTGATCCGCACGCACGCGCCCCTCGTGGGCACAGGCATGGAGGGGATCGTGGCTCGTGACTCGGGCGTTACTACAGTGGCTCGCCGCGACGGCTACGTCGAATCGGTGGACGCCACCCGTATCGTGGTGCGCCCCGCGGAAGCCGACACCAAGGACCACCTTGCGGCAAAGCCCGACATTTACACGCTGAACAAGTTTCAGAGGTCCAACCAGAACACCTGCTTCAACCAAAAGCCCATCGTCCAAAAGGGCGACTACGTCATGAAGGGCGACGTGATCGCAGATGGCCCGGCCACCGAACGCGGTGAGTTGGCCCTCGGCGAGAACGTACTGGTCGCGTTCATGCCTTGGGGTGGCTACAACTTCGAAGACTCGATTCTGCTTTCCGAGAACATCGTGAAGCGGGACAAGTTCACCTCGATTCACATCGAGGAGTTCGAGTGCGTGGCTCGTGACACGAAGCTCGGAAAAGAGGAGATCACCTGCGACATTCCCAACGTGGGTGAGGAAGCCCTCAAGGATCTCGACGAGTCGGGCATCGTGCGCGTCGGCGCCGAGGTGAAGGCCGGAGACATTCTCGTCGGCAAGATCACACCCAAGGGTGAAACCCAGCTTTCTCCTGAAGAAAAACTCCTGCGAGCGATCTTCGGCGAAAAGGCCGGCGACGTGCGCGACACCTCGCTCAGGGTTCCGCCTGGCGTTCAGGGCATCGTCATCGGGGCTCGTGTGTTCGCACGCAAGGGCACCGAGAAGGACGAGCGGGCGAAGAGCATCGAGGATTCCGAGAAGGAGAAGCTCCTCGCAGACCAGCGAGACGAGATTCGCATCATCACCGAGCACTACCACGAGCGTATGCGCACGCTGCTCGTGGGAAAGATGACGGCCGTCAAGCTGGTGGACGAGAAGGGCAACGTTCTTGCGGCCAAGGGCCAAAAGCTCGAAAGCGGCACGCTCGATGCCATCCCGGCACGCCACTGGGCCGAGATTCAGATCGAGGGAGGAGACGTGGGCGAGCAGCTTCAGTCTCTGGCCAAGAGCCTCGATGAGGACGTTGGCCGCATCGAGGAAAACTACCGCGAGAAGATCAGCAAGCTCACGAAGGGCGACGAGTTACCGCCCGGCGTGATCAAGATGGTCAAGGTCTACCTGGCCATCAAGCGAAAGCTGTCCGTGGGTGACAAGATGGCCGGCCGCCACGGGAACAAGGGTGTCGTTTCGCGCATCCTTCCCGAGGAGGACATGCCCTATCTGCCTGACGGAACCCCCGTAGACATCGTCCTGAACCCGCTGGGCGTGCCCTCGCGCATGAATGTGGGTCAGATCCTCGAGACCCACATGGGATGGGCGGCCTTGGAGCTCGGAAAGCAAATCTCCGAGCACGTGGAGCGGGAATGGACCGGAGAGGCGCTTCGAGAGAAGCTGCGCAGGGTCTACACCGAGCCTGAGCACCTGGCTCTCATCAATCAGCTTCCCGAGGAGGAGCTGAAGCGCTGGGCCTACTCGGTACGAAGCGGCATCCATCTGGCCACGCCCGTCTTCGACGGCGCCAAGGAGCACGACATCACGGGTCTTCTTGCCGAGGCCGGACTGCCCAAGAACGGGCAAAGCATCCTGTTCGACGGCAAAACGGGTGATCCCTTCGATCACGACGTGACCGTGGGCGTGATGTACATGCTGAAGCTGCACCACTTGGTCGACGACAAGATTCACGCTCGGTCGATTGGTCCCTACTCCCTCGTCACCCAGCAGCCGCTGGGCGGCAAGGCACAGTTCGGTGGCCAGCGCTTGGGCGAGATGGAAGTGTGGGCGATGGAAGCTTACGGCGCGGCGTACTGCCTTCAGGAGTTCCTGACGGTGAAGTCCGACGATGTCGTTGGCCGTACCCGCATGTACGAGGCCATCGTCAAGGGAGAGCACACGCTCGAGCCGGGCTTGCCCGAATCGTTCAACGTGTTGCTGAAGGAGCTGCAGTCGCTGTGCCTCAACGTCGAGCTCATCGAAGACCCAAGCGCCCCGCGCAAGCAGGAGTCGACGGTTGAACTCATGGCCCGTGAAGTTGCGGCAAAGGCAGCGGCAACGGCAGCGGCCGAAGGCGCCGTTGGCGGCGAGTGA